The DNA region GGACCTTTTACATGCATATATCTCTCATAGATCTGTTCATATAGTCATTTATCTGGACACACCGAAGCAGTCCAGGCTCGTTTTTGACATAAGGTTATCAATTCTCAATCTGCCTGCTACGGTCTCCATGAACACATATGACAGGAAAGAGGATACGGTCTCTCTTCCGCCTCCATGCGGGGCAGTCTGCCCAGAGACACCAGAGGGCTGGTACTTAGTCACACATCCTGCTGTGCACAAAGAAAGGAAGGCAGCCAGGTGGGCCAGCAACAACATCCCAGCTTGGTTTGTTCACCTCACATTCAAGTGTGATTCCAGTAGCTTTAATAAGGAAAAACCAGTTTTTGTATCTGCACATGTTGTGCCTTAGGCATGATGTCACCTTTCACCCCTTTACATGGTAGCTACAGCTAACAAATGAATCCCTTCCCTTTCGCAATTCAGCTGCTTTCAAAGCAGCTTAGAGCCTATTAATTATTGAGGCGGAATAACAAATCGCACTGTTTCGTAATTGTGCTTCATTCACACCTGGGAGTGCTCTTGGATCCTCACATTCTTGTCTTGAAAGCGTTCCATTATTCTCCCGACGTGTTTTTTTCCAAGTGAAACGGATTTCATGCTTTGAGGTCACAGTTAACTTATTACACGCACTGTTTCGTAATTGTGCTTCATTCACACCTGGGAGTGCTCTTGGATCCTCACATTCTTGTCTTGAAAGCGTTCCATTATTCTCCGTGTTTTTTTCCAAGTGAAACGGATTTCATGCTTTGAGGTCACAGTTAACTTATTACACGCGCGCAGCTACGGCGAGTTGATCGCTTTTCTCTTCCTCATGACAGCGCGCCCTGATTCCCCCTCAGCTTACTTTGCTCGACTTGaaaagatcagatcagatcagtttCATATGGAGAATATGATGTTGAGGAGGCGGAAGTAGCAGTTAACGGCCAGAGGGTGGCGCTGCAAGAAAGCGCCAGGCTGCTCAAAGGAGCAACGACTCTCTGTGACTGATGCAGTCGCAGAATTAGGAGTtttgtcaaaaaaacaaaaaagatgtaGCGATTTTGGATCAATTCCCTGGAATAAACGGAACAATCCagctttttcctcttctctttcttaCATCTTCGTTGTTATCAGAAAATCCACAGCTATTGCTGTGAAATAGATCAAACCACACAATCAGCCCTCAGACTTTTTGCAGCGTAGCTCGGCTCCACTGCTACCTAAAAAGGATAAGTATGCTAAGATGTAGTCTGTGGCCTCCACTTTGTGAACTGCTAACAGATGGAACAGATGAGCTCCAGTGTGGTATTTTTATTGTAAGCAGCGAATCTCCCCTGAATGGAACCCATGGATTTCATTACGCTGCAAATCAACATGCGATGTCCACGTAATGCTCACACATGTCACTGATGACAGAGCGTTTACAAGTGAAATACTGTCCAATCATCCTACTACAAATAAAGCCATTTCCTTTGCATGGTCCCTTGCAGCTCTACTGTCTCCAGAATATAAATCATCATTATATCAGTACGTCAGTGCGCCCTCCCAGACTCTCCAGCACAAGAAGTCACCAATGTTCAGGAAGTTGTGCATCCTTTtgtggatttgtgtgtgtgtgacattcacccccccacacacacacacatacacacacgacCCCCTTGCCCTCTACAGCTCAGctcagaataataataaaaaaaggacaaaggGTCTCTCTGGTGTAGCCTGAGCTCACAGCTGAGATAAGGCTCAGCATGTTTACCATGTGGAACCCGCTGGACCATGTCAGGCTCGTTCTGATTATTGATGCACTGGGGTTATTTCACAGATGATGGCCATATGATAAGGCCTGAGCTGATGCTGATAACAACCCTCCCCGCTAGACACCAGCTGACGCCTCGTCAGATTCATTATTGTGAACCGTTGCACATTCTCAGTGTAAACTCATCAACCAGTGTATAATGCTGGacattaaataaagtttttagAATGAGCCACGTGAATTACACAGCAGACATCTTAAATGAGCCCACAGcaactgctgtttttgttttgctaatgaaaatgcatttaaatcagCTTTGATGTGTTAGCATGTTATGCATATGCTAATCTAATCAAGATGAACACTATACTTCCACGATTAGCATGTTAGCAATCACAACATGACATAATACTTATTTGTTAAGTTGTTAGgtattttgatttatttaaccACATTTTTTGTTGATTGTTGTCAGTTACTTCTCATTCCCAACATCTCCGACAAAATCATCTGCAAAGGAAGTGGTGGAAGTGCCTAAGAATTCTGTTTGTAGTAGtaacgataataataataataataataataataataataataataataataataataataataataataataataatagaacaaAAGggagataaaaaacaaaaacaatgtgttGCCTGCCCGCTCCAGTTTACAGTCAAGTGGAGCCCAGTATCCCAGGCTCTTGTTCATGAGTGAGGGCAGGATGGCATGAAATCGACAGACGGGTCGTTTGCAGCAGTAATGTGGTTGGTGGAGAGGATACTTACAGAAACACCACTGATCGATCTACGTTCCTACTCTCCCCTATGGCCATCATCAGCCTCAGGGGGCTGGGGTCCCCCAGCAGAGAGGTGGGATGCACTGTCGCAGCACTCAGATGGCACAGGCATCTGTTTTCAAATGCCTAttctgggcatgtcccaccagAAATAGGTCCAGGGGAAGAATGCCTTGGATCCCCCCAAACCAGGAAGAGTGTCCAGAAACAGGCAAGTCTGGTGTTCTCTTCTGGGACAGGCTGCCCCACTTTGTTTAAACACAAAGGGATCACTAACTGtcacaattaaacaatttaaatcTTAATGTGAATCTTGTGGttaaaagttttcttttaaaaaaacgCATTCCTCAAGTTTAGCAATTTAACTCTAAAGCTTCATGTAAAGCAACAACCTAAGCAGGTGCTTGTTAGCTCTGAGGCTGGACTGGGACATCGTTAGCTGAGCAACATAATGACGAGGAGGCTTTATAATCATTTATTTGCCTCACATTAGCAAACATAATGTGCCCACTGGAAAACAAGACTGATTATTCtgttatataaaataatatataaaaaatatataaaatattttttaataatattatatagtTATGGTTAACTTTCAGGTTAGAAAGTCACTAGACTAGAAGAACTGCATCATTTGTAATCAAGTCATAATTTTCCTGTTCCATAAATCAAGAACTAGGAAGTGTTGAGTAGAATCACAGGCAACAGTTCGACGATGCCTGCAACAAAAATCCAATTCTTGTGTCGCATGCAAATGGAACGAGTGTTCTATTTACCAGACGctaaacagcataaaaaaaaccaacaaaacaaaactatgaCCCAATCATGTGGTGTGTTTATAAAGCAGTATGCTGCTCTGTGGTGCACACTTTTCTCAGCGGTGTAAGAAGATCCTGTGTCGTACAGTATCTTCCCCCCGAGGCGCTGCCAGCATAGAGCTGTAGCAGCTGGCCTGGCAGGCAGCGAGCTGCGACCAGGACTACGCTGGGCCAAGATGCAGGAACCAGCAGACCCAGTGGTTTTAGATAGACATCCGAGCTACACACAGGAACCGATACCTGGGCGATATGGATGTAAAAATACCTGGTTTAACATGGGAGCCAGGagggaaacaaagcaaaaaggTATGCGGCCGCTAGAGCAGCAGAAACTTCAGAATCACTTCAAGTTCCAGTGGAacaatgtgtctttgtgttaaGGTCACATAAATTTTGGTAGCAGACAATGAAATAGTATCGTGTCGAGGGTGACAGGGTCGAGTGGCtttggacacacacacccacacacacacacacccacacggtCAGACACATGTGCAAAGCCCCACAGCTGAAAGCTAAGCCTTTGAGCGACATGAGAACCCGGTGCTGTCCTCTCAGGCTGTGGGTGGAAGGCGAGCTGGGAGCCTAAGCTGGTAattgtgtctgctgctgttagGTTCACTATTTCTGGACGGTTTTAAACACAGTGCCATGATGTAATAAAAAACCCAGTGGTGtcacaacacgcacgcacgcacacagacacacgcacgcacacagacacacacagacacacacagacacacacacacacacacacacacacacacacacacacacacacacacacacacacacacacacacacacacacacacacactactagaGTAGGATGgcgtgtgtgtagctgtgatTATCAAGATTCCAGACATCAGGTTCTCATCTTTAGGAAGTCTAAGAAAGCGCTATAAGCAGGACCTGGTACTTCATGCATTACCTAAAACAGCAACTGTACCTCAGCCACAGACATCGCTCTCGAGTGGCTTATCTCACCTCTCCAGCCACAAAAAATAGCAgcggcgtctcctcctccttggctTTGTACTTCGCCACGAGCTTCTCGGCTATTTGCTGAATCAGCTCCTTGGCTGGCTCcaactctccctcctcttcggCATCTGATAAAGAACAAACCCAAACCAAAACGCTCAGCTGGGTTTTGTATTTATAGGAACCTAGGGTTTCATGTCGTTAGCTAGCGCCTCTCCGTCCTCACAACCTGCCTGCGTTCATGACCAATCCTTTTTCCTATTATTCGTCAGCCTGCTGCATGTGGCACCTTTGCATCTTTGCTATTAGCATATAAATAGGTTCCATTTCCTGCAGACCTTTTGACACCAGATGCATTTTCCAGGGTCTGACATTCAATATGCTCGGTTCTTTCGCTCACCCACGAACAGCACGAGGCAGGGCCCCTCGTGGAGCTGCACGGCGTTGGCCTCGCTGAGCTCCAGCACGGGCCGGGGGTGCCATGGGAAGAGGCGGCACTCCGGGTCGTTCAGCACCTCCACGCGGCCTTGTCGCGTGATCATGTGACCCTCAGTGTCGAGCAAAATCAGCGTGGGAATACCTGAGGTTggagacaaagcagaggagctgaaCAGGGAGGTGCTTCGGATCATTGGTGACGCAGACAGTTCACATTTCAGACTCATTTCCTCTCCAGCTTTGTGCGTTTCTGTCCCTCTATGATTCCACCCCTCCTCACTTTCTTCCCCTCTTGCATCAGCCTCCGTCTGCCAGCGGACCGAACGCGGGAGCTGGTGTGGACGCCGCCGTGCATTCCTCGCATTCAGGGGAGGAATTCGGCAGAGGCCAGAAGCCAGCGCTCGCGCCCCTCATCCACGGCGGCGAGGCGCAGAGGGAAGGGGACCTCGAACCCGAGTCTCACGCCACATTCTTGCGGTGCAGCCGTTAATGCGTAGACGATGCTAACTCTCTCCTGGAGGCTTTGAGCCTCACTGGGAGGAGGACGTGGCGGCGTCATACCTTGTATTCCATAGAGCCTGTTGAGCCGTGAGCGCCGGGCCTCGTCTGAATACGGCACCGCCAACCACGGCATCTCGCTGAAATACTGCTTGAAGGACTCCTCTGACCTGGAGGGGGTCGGAGGACACCACAACACACCAGGCCGTGATGGGGGGCTGATCCGTGACcaacataaacaaatgtttcGTTTTCTGGCACCACGACTTACCGATCGGCGCTCACGAACACGATCTCGAACTTCTGACCCGACTCTTTGACGATTCGATACGATTCCACCAGGACCCGGGTCAGGCTGCGGCACGGCGGGCACTGgcacagacagagagtgagagagagagagcagaggtgaGCGACTGCTGCAGATTCCACTGACCTGGGTACTTTCCAGTTCTCAACTCCCACCAAAACCCCTTTTCACCAACTAGTAATTGTCTGTTGTTTTGCATCAAACACCATCCGAACATATCCCGGACCTCTGAAAACACTAATCCTGCTCTAATACTCCAGCTTGAGAAAGTAtttcttcctcctgtctgtgtttgggGAGAGATTGCACGATCCAGGAAGGGGGTCGGAGGTATGGCTGGCATTAGGATGACATCAGAgccacagcagaaaacaaacagaccgCTGGAAAGTCTGGGTTTTTTGCTTTCTCAttagtaaatgtttaaatacaaatacatgctATTAAAATACCACAAAGGTGAGATGGATGTAATTATTGCTGTTAACAGAGTTCATGTATGTATGTTTAACTACTTGAAACAaacttcagcagctctgtctcaTTGTGTGCTAATGGAATTCCGTTGGAGGGCTTTTAATAatcatcttatttatttatatttacaaatattGTAAAACTCTAATGGAGGTATGTGGGTCATTGCTGGGGGCAGCAGAGACAAGCTGGGCCATATTATTATAAGACACTGTCCAATCTCCAACCCACAAAACGCTACTGACTCAGTTTTATCCTAAAAGAAACAATCTCCTCATGcggtgaggaaaaaaaaggaaagcaatCGCACTGTGAAATGCAGGTCATGCATCCGCGCCACGGGCCATTCCAGGTCTCCAGTACATTAGGGAAGAACTTTAAATACACTGTAAGCGGGTGCCGGGGGCCCGGTGGTGGCATGTGATGTTTGTACTACTAGATCTACCATTACCCCGGCTgagtgtagctgctgctgttaatGCGTTGGTGACTCGTCCCTTTGGTTCGGTCCAGTGTGGGCTTTGAGCCGGCCTTCGGGCGCCTCCATCTCTGGAGATGGGGCTCCGCCTGCTGCTATGCTAAAAGGCCTGCATCACACCTCATTGCGAGGGCTCCACAGGCGACCTACTGCACTGCCTTCCGTGCACTGCCGGGTCGCGGCCGAGGAGACAATAGTGATGACGTCAGCGGGGTGTGGTGGCGAAAGGAGCGTGGATGGAAACACACTCCACCCACCTGCTCCTCTCGCTTATCTGGCTCGACTAACTGCTTCGCTTCTTCTCCAGAcagggataaaaaaaaaaaactaaaaaaaacacaggctcctctttgtcctccatCCCTGCACTCACCCAATGCGCCGAGAAGTACACTCCCACGTAGTGTCCCTCCAGAGAGCTGCTGTCTGTCGTCTGCCTGTTGTTCCTCAGCAGGGGCCCCGCCACCACCTCGGCAAATGGCTTCGGCCCCCAGGGGAACTCCAGGCCTGCGCGGGGAACATGGGAGGGGAGAGCAAATCAAGAAGGGCCCGTGAAGGAACATGTGTCTACAGCCGTGCTGCGCTGAGCACTGACCGGAAGGCCAGCGCGGCTACAGAGGAAATGCCCACACGGGGATTTGTCTTCGTAGGCAGAgcacaaaaaaacccaacatACACCTGTAGTTGAACGAATAGATGAATTCCAAATGGTATGTATCCTATCATGTATCTAAAATGAGCCCTTCATATGTCTCTCCTGCTAATTCAGCTACCAAAgcttaaataaattaaaccgTTTACATCACAAATGACTTTAACTCAATAATCAGGTGCCAGTGAACACTGCGTTTCTGTGGCTTCTGCCTTTTTCTAAACACGCCAGGTGCTAAATACAGTTTTAAAAGCAGACTGAAAGCCGAGCCTCCAAAAGACCACGAACACTCGTACAATACTTTGCTCACGCTCTCTTTCACACTTTTCATTTCCCGCTTTCAAGATGGCTCCATTGTTGGTGTTAAAGCTACAGACCTGCATGTGGTGCGCTTCAATTAAAAAAAGGGGGAGGTCATCATAAATAAAACCCTGTATGGCCGGTTTATAATAGATTCTTTATGTGAGAGGGGTTTTCTAGGGCTTCATTAGGCAGGAATGAGAAGTCTGCGCTGCATCGGAGTCGCCTTTCATAGTCGCCCGTTGTAAAAGTGCACTCCATCTTTATGCTGCAGGCTGGTGCTGCCACTCGAGTCAGACCTTTCATCAGGAGTGAAAGGGTTCTCTCACCGCTGGTGGCTTCAAAACTCTCCCAAGAACAGTTTCTGTAGGTTTGAATTGATTTTTCCACAACAAGATCTCAGTGTCCGTAACAATGTAAACGCTAAGAAACTGCATAGCCTTTGTTTTAAAGTGATGCAACGTTGTGAGGACACGCCCCCCCTTCCCCGTTACTTGCCTCCTGCCACATCTCGTTCCGAAGAACACTTAGCGGAACATGGAAATGAAATCGCAGGCTGTCTCTCATTAGCCAGTTGCCAAAATCTGCTGCAGTCTCAGATGCAGTGGGTTCCGTTTCAGCCCTAGTGGCACCGTGGCCCCGCCCCCATCGCATGACGGATGGCTGACCAAACCGGGGCTTACGACGAGGCAGCGTTTTGAACCGCTGAcatcttctcttcctccacacTGAAGAGGAATGCGAGGCCTCTCTTGTTAATTCCACTTCAAAGTTCAGAAATTACAGGGTTTGGACATGAGGGAGCGAGACAAGAACATGCTATAATATTCATGTAGCACTGtaattacagcagcagccacacaaagGGGGGCAATGCAAAATATGAATGCTCAACACTGTGCAGCCATGTAGTAAATATGGGCAAATATACCTTGGTTTCTGCGACCATCAGTGTACACAACAGTATATTGCTACGACTACTACTATGACAATAAACCCAAACCGTGCACAAACTGTCACTTCACATTCCTCCACTGAAGAGATGACATAAGGTCAACAAACTGATGTTCCTCAATAATACATGGCCCCAGTTTGACTGGGGGTGACATGGTGGAAAACACCACAGCCTCACGGTCTCAGGACGCGGGTTTGAATGCCTGACGTGCGCAGGTTTATCAGACACTGAGTGTGGACGGTTTGTCTCCCTCATGAGGATGAGTGGTTTAGAAAAATGATGGATCACTAATTTTGGAGCCTTGCTTCAGGCTTTTTAGGGGTGTGCATTACTGTCTGAATTCTCCTACTGGTATAAAGTTGAGTGACAGAGAAACTGCAGCCTGCTCTTTATTCATTCTGTCAAGAGCAGATTTTTGTAGCTTTTTAATACGACAGACCCAGAGTTGCTGATGAATGAAAGGAGTTCAGGATTTCTGTGGGAGAAATTGATACACAGCGTGTTTCCCTGTCCTTCTGACCCCAAATGTTTCCCTACTGcttcaaataaacataatataatTAGAGCGGTTGGTTGTTGGGGTTAAGGTTAACCCTTCAGTAAAGCGGATTACGGTCGAGGTCTGAGGTCagggaaacaaaaataaatcactgGGCTCACTTGgcatgaacgtgtgtgtgtgtgtgtgtgtgtgtgtgtgtggatgcggaCACTGAATCTCACCTTTGGGGTCATCTCTGACCACCAGTAGCCCATTTCGACACACCACCTTCCCCGTGGACGCATCCACAAACACCAGAGACGGAATACTCGTCACCTTGTACTTGTTCCACAGCTTCAtctgcagagaaagagagatgatGGGAGACGTTAGGGAAAGAAACCCATAACTGACTAActtcaaaaacaaatcaattttgtttttttaattttaaagctgGAAAGAATATAGCTTACCCGAAATACTACttttacagtgaaaacaaataGTTAATGTCAGAGTGCTACATTTGTTGTTGAGCTGTAAATTATCGACATTTATTGGCGTTTCTGAATGCCTGCCGGCCTGAAACCTGCTAAAGGACACATTGATATTAATAAGCTTTTAGAGTCGCTCCAGGGCCAGACATCTGCTCACGGACCCATGCGGCTTACAGAGTTCAGTGATCATCCAAAAGGCAGATCAAGTGTCATATGCTGTTTCTAAAGTTACTTTCCATATCAGAGGGAAGAGGTTAAAGCTGTGGGCAGAAATTAGCCAAGAGGAGCGATCAGCACAGTGCAGTGCTGCTGCATCagcaacagaaggaggaggagattccTCACAATAAATCCTCAAGCTTACAGAAGAAAGAAATATCTTACATATTTTTACATGACGTGAGCACTACTATACCACGGCCCCCACACTCACTTTATTCATACGGCATCATATGAGTGCAGAGGTCGACGACAGTCCCTTTCTGACCACACAGGTCAGAACGACAGATCGAGGCCCTTTCACTGGGTCTAGACATCCCTCACAAACAAACCTCAATCAACAGCTTCACCGTTGCCGTGGAAACCCGATCTCTGCTCACAAATGAGTGGGGTTAGAGGCATTAACTGGGAACGTCTCCGGAAGCAAAAAGCTGACACTGAATCTATGTAAGCCTGCAACCGTTTCACTTGGCTGCGGTTTACCATGCGCGATTGGGAGAGAACAAAAAGGCCTGACActgtacattaaataaaacctaTTTGATGTCAGGACAGCATCAGATATCATTGTAAAAACATACAGCTAGAATATAACACAGCCACAATTAAATACACTGCAATGGCGTTGTATCAAGCCCTCGAGTTCTGAGGTATCCAGTCCAGCTTGTAAAGCTTGAGGTAATGGTGCAATCTTTAAATAAACGTTTCTAAAAAAGATTTACATGAGCAAAAAACAGCTCTACAGGAAATAGGTATCCTGCACCTAACACATAACCTGCTGGCCTCAGCTACAGGAGGCCGGACCAGAATAGAACCTGACCATAGGTTTGTCCTCACATGGATTTTTTGGAATTCAATGTTTGGTTTCCTCCAGATATAAAGTATCCTCGTTTTCACAAAGACTTGAGCTTTCAACTCATCAGTCCATAAAAGGTTTGACGCTTATCTCAGCGTGCTGTGGAGTTCAGACGAGTCCTAATGTAATTCTAAGTTTGGAGGGTTTGCACCTCAATCCGTTGCTATACCCTTTCTACCCTGTGTCCATCACATAGTGGGTTTCATCACAGTGGGCTCATCACATAGTGGGCTCATAACAACTGACTTTCACGAAGGTGAGACAGGTCTGCAGGTTACttaatattttcctttttgtgaCTCCTCTTATTAGTTGGTTGGCGTCAGCTCGGCCCTGCTCCTAACCCACTGACTTGACTCATATCTACTTGGTGAACTACAACCTTATGACTGGGGTCTGTTGCAAACGAACAGAAATTAAGATATCACCTTCACAAAGGGAAATATACAATATCAGAACCTATTAAATCCGAAATCTTTGTGCCAAAcaccagagagagaaagaaagaggcagTAAAACATGAGCCCTGCATACCACAGTGATCCATTTCACCCAAAACACGGCTCCATTGTCGATGGCTGGAGGGGGTCTTTAACATAAATATAGAATGTGACATGATATGTTGTACTGAAATACCAACATAAATCATCCTGTCAATCCTGGCCCCATTCTTTGTGTAAGGAAAAAACGCATAGTCTTGTTGAAGTGGTGTCAAACAATATTCTGCACAGATtcaagataaataaataagactGTTTTAATTTGTACAAAGGACCCTCTGATTCAGTTATTTTTTATGCAGAGCTGAGAAGATTAAACAAGTTGTCTGACAGTTTGGGGAAACACACTTTTTTTGCATTCTTACCAAGAGTTAGATTTGAACCATGATACCACTCTGAACGTGTGTGACCTACAGTCAAGAGTCGGTGAGACTACGAGAGGGAACGACGCAGTGATTCCATCCCTAACGTACGGCcttcaaacacaaaagaaaaaagatcaTTGTATAACAACAAGTCAGTTAAACTGGATGGATCTAAATCAGTCTGTTTAAAGAGAGGGAGTGAACGCAAACCAGTTTCACCTGCTATGATTTAACATCATAGCAGGTGAAATTGAAAAACCAAACCCTAGAAGGAGGATTTCTCATGCGGCTGTGGTTTCAAAACAGCTGATGACTAGGAtcaacacagagctgctggttcCGTCGGGTGGCTGAACAGTGGCCGTCTCACTGCCCTCTGTGTGCGATTTAAATGCATCTACTCCAAACCCGTGTAGCTTGGTGCCCATCCCGCGAGCAGAAGGAGCCCTGACAGAGTCCAGCTGGCGGCCGGTGCACGCTTCTGACCTTGTCACAGCCAGCGGTAGCACAACCGCTGCGAGGCATCCATAACGAGATCCTTCGAGGAAGTGAACCGACGTCTGATTTAACAACATGTCTTTCACCACAAGGCAGCGAGCTGCATGCATGAGATCatgtttgagtttgaatcttaTGAATCTAAAACATTGCTATTTACGACATGCAGCACTTTCACCATGCTACCAGTCCTATACAGACGGCTTCTGAGATTAGACACTCATCAGCAAtcatgttactgtactgtatgttgcagtAAAATATGAGCGTTGGCTGCATGATTCACCTATTAATTAAAGTTCTTcatggaaaaataataaataaacaaatctgTGTATCGTTATTCCATCATTAACTAATTATCATGTAGCCACCTGcagactgaagctgctccaaGGCTGAACGCTGGCACAGGCTTCTATTCATTATCAAACCCAACCATGTGTAACAATATACCAAAGCTAATGTTACACACTTGTTCAGGTCCATCAGTGGCCCCACAGAGATCCCATCTACTGCTCAGACTCCAGGGAGAGCTGACGGTCCATACTAACAATCCATTAACTCTCCCGGACATGCAGCCATTACCCTTGAGCTACAGCCGGTGCTCGTTGCGCTAATTGGATCGTGCACGATTGCGGAGCTGTATCTAGAAGGAGAGAAAGTCAGCCCACTC from Betta splendens chromosome 13, fBetSpl5.4, whole genome shotgun sequence includes:
- the nxn gene encoding nucleoredoxin, whose product is MSEFLVSLLGERLVNSEKAEVDVQSLSARLSLVGLFFGCSLNAPCKQFNGSLCEFYNRFKKTSEHKDTLEIVFISSDQDQKHWQDFLQEMPWPALPFKDRHKKMKLWNKYKVTSIPSLVFVDASTGKVVCRNGLLVVRDDPKGLEFPWGPKPFAEVVAGPLLRNNRQTTDSSSLEGHYVGVYFSAHWCPPCRSLTRVLVESYRIVKESGQKFEIVFVSADRSEESFKQYFSEMPWLAVPYSDEARRSRLNRLYGIQGIPTLILLDTEGHMITRQGRVEVLNDPECRLFPWHPRPVLELSEANAVQLHEGPCLVLFVDAEEEGELEPAKELIQQIAEKLVAKYKAKEEETPLLFFVAGEDDMSDSLRDYTNLPEAAPLLTILDMSARAKYVRDVEEITPAVVEQFVSDFLAEKLKPDPI